One genomic window of Pseudomonas sp. LFM046 includes the following:
- a CDS encoding DUF2066 domain-containing protein: MRLIASALLLCLSLLGLPAHADSVSDLYQVREPVTSQQPEERSQALVRALDTLVQRLSGDPKAAQSPALEAVRKDPQQLISQYGYEGQVLVVDFDPVTTERTLRQAGIPLWSANRPVILAWWLNRSGDSNSLVGDGQESAEPLRQAAQNRGLPLRLPLADLNEQLLATPEQLTSAQPGALTQASERYGADALLAVDANQVDGKWQAQWRLWLGDSREQGTAEAADSTALADSVLSAVSQRLAPRFVVAPGAGQNLELEVQGADLARYAELSRLLEPFDARLLKVEGDRLEFQVNANPEQLRAQLALAGLQESPPEAPAEPVAPAPSGTPQAQPAPQVVPRNNVLRFHW, from the coding sequence ATGCGCCTGATCGCTTCCGCTCTCCTGCTTTGCCTGTCGTTGCTCGGTCTGCCGGCCCACGCTGATTCCGTCAGTGACCTCTACCAGGTTCGTGAACCTGTCACTTCGCAGCAGCCGGAGGAGCGTAGCCAGGCCCTGGTGCGCGCCCTGGACACCCTGGTACAGCGCCTGTCCGGTGACCCCAAGGCAGCCCAGAGCCCGGCCTTGGAGGCAGTGCGCAAGGACCCGCAGCAACTCATCAGCCAATACGGCTACGAAGGGCAGGTGCTGGTGGTGGATTTCGATCCGGTGACCACCGAGCGCACCCTGCGCCAGGCCGGCATCCCGCTGTGGAGCGCCAATCGCCCGGTGATCCTCGCCTGGTGGCTGAACCGCTCTGGGGACAGCAACAGCCTGGTGGGCGACGGCCAGGAGTCCGCTGAACCCCTGCGCCAGGCGGCCCAGAACCGTGGTTTGCCGCTGCGCCTGCCCCTGGCGGACCTCAATGAGCAGCTGCTGGCGACCCCCGAGCAACTCACGTCCGCTCAACCCGGCGCGCTGACCCAGGCTTCCGAGCGCTACGGCGCCGATGCCCTGCTGGCGGTGGATGCCAACCAGGTCGATGGCAAGTGGCAGGCCCAGTGGCGCTTGTGGCTGGGCGATAGCCGCGAGCAGGGCACCGCCGAAGCCGCCGACAGCACCGCACTGGCTGACTCCGTGCTGTCCGCAGTGAGCCAGCGCCTCGCGCCGCGCTTTGTGGTGGCGCCGGGCGCCGGCCAGAATCTGGAGCTGGAAGTTCAGGGCGCCGATCTCGCCCGCTACGCCGAGCTGTCGCGCCTGCTGGAACCTTTCGACGCACGCCTGCTGAAGGTGGAAGGCGACCGCCTGGAGTTCCAGGTCAACGCCAATCCGGAGCAATTGCGCGCCCAACTGGCCCTTGCCGGGCTGCAGGAGTCCCCGCCGGAAGCCCCGGCCGAACCTGTTGCCCCCGCCCCGAGCGGCACTCCGCAGGCGCAACCGGCGCCCCAGGTCGTGCCACGCAACAACGTGCTGCGTTTCCACTGGTAG
- a CDS encoding AI-2E family transporter encodes MTDSRRWLWLGGFLFVGWLVYHLHPVLSPFLVGMLMAYLGDPLVDRLERLGLSRTWGVVLVFGLFGVILLALLLVLLPMLGRQLLRLYEVAPQMLDWLQHSAQPWVQVRLGLPQDFWRFDRLKAVLGGNLGQTTDIASTLLASVTASGLALVAWLGNLLLIPVVGFYLLRDWDLMVSKLRGLLPRSRESYIVGLVAECHEVLGAFLRGQLLVMLALGLIYAVGLMLVGLDLGLLIGLLAGLASIVPYMGFVVGFGAALIATLFQFGGFELYPLIGVVAVFTVGQLLEGMLLTPLLVGDRIGLHPVAVIFAILAGGQLFGFTGVLLALPVAAIIMVLLRHAHDFYKLSDLYGQSSSGPDDPPSTA; translated from the coding sequence ATGACCGATTCGCGTCGCTGGCTGTGGCTGGGTGGGTTCCTGTTCGTGGGGTGGCTGGTTTATCACTTGCACCCCGTGTTATCGCCGTTCCTGGTGGGCATGCTGATGGCCTATCTGGGCGATCCGCTGGTAGATCGGCTGGAACGCCTGGGTTTGTCACGCACCTGGGGCGTGGTGCTGGTGTTCGGCCTGTTCGGCGTGATCCTCCTCGCTCTGCTGCTGGTGCTGCTGCCGATGCTCGGTCGCCAGCTGCTGCGGCTCTACGAAGTGGCGCCGCAGATGCTCGACTGGTTGCAGCACAGCGCGCAGCCCTGGGTTCAGGTCAGGCTGGGACTGCCCCAGGATTTCTGGCGCTTCGACAGGCTCAAGGCGGTGCTGGGTGGCAACCTCGGCCAGACCACCGACATCGCCAGCACCCTGCTGGCCAGCGTCACCGCGTCTGGCCTGGCGCTGGTGGCTTGGTTGGGCAACCTCCTGCTGATTCCGGTGGTGGGTTTCTACCTGCTGCGGGACTGGGACCTGATGGTGAGCAAGCTCCGTGGCCTGCTGCCGCGCAGCCGCGAGTCGTACATCGTCGGACTGGTGGCTGAATGCCATGAAGTGCTGGGTGCTTTCCTGCGCGGCCAGTTGCTGGTGATGCTGGCGTTGGGCCTGATCTACGCCGTCGGCCTGATGCTGGTCGGCCTGGACCTGGGGCTTCTGATAGGCCTGCTGGCGGGCCTGGCCAGTATCGTGCCCTACATGGGCTTCGTGGTCGGTTTCGGCGCCGCGCTGATCGCCACGCTCTTCCAGTTCGGTGGCTTTGAGCTCTATCCGCTTATCGGCGTAGTCGCCGTCTTCACCGTGGGGCAATTGCTCGAAGGTATGCTGCTGACGCCGCTGCTGGTGGGCGATCGTATTGGCCTGCACCCAGTGGCGGTGATCTTTGCGATACTCGCCGGCGGCCAGCTATTTGGCTTCACTGGCGTGCTCCTGGCCCTGCCTGTGGCGGCGATTATCATGGTTTTGCTGCGCCATGCGCATGATTTCTATAAACTTTCCGACCTTTACGGACAGTCGAGTAGCGGTCCCGACGACCCTCCCAGTACGGCATGA
- the pgsA gene encoding CDP-diacylglycerol--glycerol-3-phosphate 3-phosphatidyltransferase: MHQLPNLLTLLRLALVLPIAGLLLSDRHAQALVLFAVAGCSDALDGFLARRFGWTSRFGSLFDPLADKLLLVTSFICLTVTQVLPVWLTLVVFLRDLAILAGAGLFRALVGPAEFAPSRLGKLSTLLQMILVLSLLVELSLAPVLAPVRGPLIWLVVLVTLCSGAHYVWDWGRKFRYARMRA; encoded by the coding sequence ATGCACCAGTTGCCCAATCTGCTGACTCTGCTGCGCCTGGCACTGGTTCTACCCATTGCCGGGTTGCTGCTGTCCGATCGACATGCCCAGGCCCTGGTGTTGTTCGCCGTGGCGGGCTGTTCCGATGCCCTGGACGGCTTTCTCGCCCGGCGTTTCGGCTGGACCAGTCGCTTTGGCTCGCTTTTCGACCCCCTTGCCGACAAGCTGCTGCTGGTGACCAGCTTCATCTGCCTGACCGTCACCCAGGTTCTGCCTGTGTGGCTGACCCTGGTGGTTTTCCTGCGGGACCTGGCGATCCTCGCGGGCGCCGGGCTGTTCCGCGCGCTGGTTGGGCCGGCCGAGTTCGCACCGAGCCGGCTGGGTAAACTGAGCACATTGCTGCAGATGATCCTGGTACTGAGCCTGCTGGTGGAACTGAGCCTGGCGCCGGTGCTGGCCCCGGTACGCGGCCCACTGATCTGGCTGGTGGTGCTGGTGACGCTCTGCAGCGGAGCCCATTACGTCTGGGACTGGGGTCGGAAATTTCGCTATGCAAGGATGAGGGCTTGA
- the purM gene encoding phosphoribosylformylglycinamidine cyclo-ligase — MSKQPSLSYKDAGVDIDAGEALVERIKGVAKRTARPEVMGGLGGFGALCEIPAGYKQPVLVSGTDGVGTKLRLALNLNKHDSIGQDLVAMCVNDLVVCGAEPLFFLDYYATGKLNVDVAATVVTGIGAGCELAGCSLVGGETAEMPGMYEGEDYDLAGFCVGVVEKAEIIDGSKVRTGDTLIALPSSGPHSNGYSLIRKIIEVSGADIEQVQLDGKPLADLLMAPTRIYVKPLLKLIKETGAVKAMAHITGGGLIENIPRVLPEGAQAVLDVASWSRPAVFDWLQEKGNVDEVEMHRVLNCGVGMVICVAPEQVEAALKVLREAGEQPWVIGEIAAAAEGAQRVVLNNLKSH, encoded by the coding sequence ATGAGCAAGCAACCCTCCCTGAGCTACAAGGACGCCGGTGTAGACATCGACGCTGGTGAAGCCCTGGTCGAACGCATCAAAGGCGTGGCCAAGCGCACCGCGCGCCCGGAAGTGATGGGCGGCCTGGGTGGCTTCGGCGCCCTTTGCGAAATCCCGGCCGGTTACAAGCAGCCGGTCCTGGTTTCCGGCACCGACGGTGTCGGCACCAAGCTGCGCCTGGCGCTGAACCTGAACAAGCACGACAGCATCGGCCAGGACCTGGTCGCCATGTGCGTGAACGACCTGGTGGTCTGCGGCGCCGAGCCGCTGTTCTTTCTCGACTACTACGCCACCGGCAAGCTCAACGTTGACGTAGCCGCCACCGTAGTCACCGGCATCGGCGCCGGTTGCGAACTGGCCGGCTGCTCCCTGGTGGGCGGCGAAACCGCCGAAATGCCCGGCATGTACGAAGGCGAGGACTACGACCTGGCCGGCTTCTGCGTCGGCGTGGTGGAGAAGGCCGAGATCATCGATGGTTCCAAGGTCCGCACCGGCGACACCCTGATCGCCCTGCCCTCCTCCGGCCCGCACTCCAACGGCTACTCGCTGATCCGCAAGATCATCGAAGTCAGCGGCGCCGACATCGAGCAGGTCCAGCTGGACGGCAAGCCCCTGGCCGACCTGCTGATGGCCCCGACCCGTATCTACGTCAAGCCGCTGCTGAAGCTGATCAAGGAAACCGGCGCGGTGAAGGCCATGGCCCACATCACCGGCGGCGGCCTGATCGAGAACATCCCGCGCGTACTGCCGGAAGGCGCCCAGGCCGTGCTGGACGTGGCCAGCTGGAGCCGCCCGGCGGTCTTCGACTGGCTGCAGGAAAAAGGCAACGTCGACGAAGTGGAAATGCACCGCGTGCTGAACTGCGGCGTGGGCATGGTCATCTGCGTTGCACCGGAGCAGGTTGAAGCCGCGCTGAAGGTCCTGCGCGAAGCCGGCGAACAGCCCTGGGTCATCGGTGAGATCGCCGCGGCCGCCGAAGGCGCCCAGCGTGTCGTGCTGAACAACCTGAAAAGCCACTGA
- the hda gene encoding DnaA regulatory inactivator Hda, with product MTPIQLPLSVRLRDDATFANFYPGANAAALGYVERLCEPDAGWTESLIYLWGGEGAGRSHLLQAACLRFEQRDEQAIYLPMDELVHYGPEVFDNLEQCELVCLDDLHALAGRPEWEEGLFHLFNRLRDAGRKLLLSASKSPRELGVKLPDLKSRLTLALVFQLHALSDEDKLRALQLRASRRGLHLTDEVGRFILTRGPRSMNLLFDLLDILDQASLQAQRKLTIPFLKEIFGW from the coding sequence ATGACACCGATCCAGCTTCCCCTGAGTGTGCGTTTGCGTGACGACGCCACCTTCGCCAACTTCTATCCCGGCGCCAATGCCGCGGCCCTCGGCTATGTCGAGCGCTTGTGCGAGCCCGATGCCGGCTGGACCGAGAGCCTGATCTATCTCTGGGGCGGCGAGGGTGCAGGACGCAGCCACCTGCTTCAGGCCGCTTGCCTGCGCTTCGAACAGCGCGACGAGCAGGCCATCTACCTGCCCATGGACGAACTTGTGCACTACGGCCCGGAAGTCTTCGACAATCTGGAGCAGTGCGAGCTGGTCTGCCTGGACGACCTGCATGCCCTGGCCGGGCGCCCGGAGTGGGAAGAAGGGCTGTTCCACCTGTTCAATCGCCTGCGGGATGCCGGCCGCAAGCTGCTGTTGTCGGCCAGCAAGTCGCCTCGCGAGCTGGGCGTGAAGCTGCCGGACCTCAAGTCGCGCCTGACCCTGGCGCTGGTGTTCCAGCTCCATGCGCTGTCCGACGAGGACAAGCTCCGCGCCCTGCAATTGCGCGCCTCGCGCCGAGGCTTGCACCTGACCGATGAAGTCGGACGTTTCATCCTGACCCGTGGCCCGCGCAGCATGAACCTGCTGTTCGACCTGCTGGACATCCTCGACCAGGCTTCGCTCCAGGCCCAGCGCAAGCTGACGATTCCGTTCCTCAAGGAAATCTTCGGCTGGTAG
- the purN gene encoding phosphoribosylglycinamide formyltransferase translates to MAARCDVVVLISGSGSNLQALIDSTTAADHHPARIRAVISNRADAFGLERAQKAGIDTRVLDHKAYADREAFDAALIETIDAFSPQLVVLAGFMRILTPGFVRHYQGRLLNIHPSLLPKYKGLHTHQRALEAGDTEHGCSVHFVTEELDGGPLVVQAVIPVESDDTPESLAQRVHVQEHLIYPLAVRWFAEGRLCLGPNGANLDGKALPPCGQQLRN, encoded by the coding sequence ATGGCCGCACGCTGTGATGTGGTGGTGCTGATCTCCGGCTCCGGCAGCAACCTGCAGGCGCTGATCGACAGCACCACCGCGGCCGACCATCATCCGGCCCGCATCCGCGCGGTGATCTCCAACCGCGCCGATGCCTTCGGCCTGGAACGGGCGCAGAAGGCCGGCATCGATACCCGCGTGCTGGACCACAAGGCCTATGCCGACCGGGAAGCCTTCGATGCCGCGCTGATCGAAACCATCGACGCCTTCTCCCCGCAGTTGGTCGTACTTGCCGGGTTCATGCGCATCCTGACCCCCGGCTTCGTGCGCCACTATCAGGGGCGCCTGCTGAACATTCATCCCTCGCTGTTGCCGAAGTACAAGGGTCTGCATACTCACCAGCGCGCGCTGGAAGCCGGCGATACCGAACATGGCTGCAGCGTGCACTTCGTCACCGAGGAACTCGATGGCGGCCCTCTGGTAGTGCAGGCGGTAATCCCGGTAGAGTCAGACGACACGCCGGAAAGCCTGGCCCAGCGAGTTCATGTACAGGAACACCTGATCTACCCGTTGGCCGTGCGCTGGTTTGCCGAAGGCAGACTGTGCCTGGGCCCGAACGGCGCCAACCTTGATGGAAAAGCGTTGCCCCCTTGCGGGCAACAATTGCGTAACTAG
- a CDS encoding DUF2069 domain-containing protein: MARKPKQLPELAWLAPRMNASRVVSLASFLALALLLTMSTLFLADLHGARTWVVLTIQLVPLALLTPGMILGNARAHAWTCFVVNLYFIQGVLAAIDPARALVGWLEAGLSLLLFCAALLYTRWRFQYNRKLAGE, encoded by the coding sequence GTGGCTAGAAAACCCAAGCAACTTCCTGAACTGGCCTGGCTGGCCCCGCGCATGAACGCCAGCCGCGTGGTCAGCCTGGCGAGTTTCCTCGCCCTGGCCCTGCTCCTGACGATGAGCACCCTGTTCCTCGCCGACCTGCACGGCGCGCGGACCTGGGTGGTCCTGACGATCCAGCTGGTGCCCCTGGCCCTGCTCACCCCCGGCATGATCCTCGGTAACGCCCGCGCCCACGCCTGGACCTGCTTCGTGGTGAACCTCTACTTCATCCAGGGCGTCCTCGCCGCCATCGACCCGGCCCGCGCACTGGTGGGCTGGCTGGAGGCCGGGCTCAGCTTGCTGCTGTTCTGCGCGGCGCTGCTCTACACGCGCTGGCGCTTCCAGTACAACCGCAAGCTCGCCGGGGAGTGA
- the wrbA gene encoding NAD(P)H:quinone oxidoreductase, whose product MSTPYILILYYSRHGSTAEMARQIARGVELAGLEARLRTVPAVSTECEAVAPDIPADGPLYATLDDLRHCAGLILGSPTRFGNMAAPLKYFLDGTSSLWLTGELVGKPAAVFTSTASLHGGQETTQISMLLPLLHHGMLITGLPYSEPALLETRGGGTPYGASHHAGADGKRPLDEHETTLCRALGQRVAQIAQRLETPRG is encoded by the coding sequence TTGAGCACGCCCTACATCCTGATCCTCTACTACAGCCGCCACGGCTCCACTGCGGAGATGGCCCGGCAGATCGCCCGTGGTGTCGAACTGGCCGGCCTGGAAGCGCGCCTGCGCACCGTGCCGGCAGTGTCTACCGAATGTGAAGCGGTGGCCCCGGACATTCCCGCTGACGGCCCCCTCTACGCCACCCTGGATGACCTGCGCCACTGCGCCGGCCTGATCCTCGGCAGCCCTACCCGCTTCGGCAATATGGCCGCCCCTCTCAAGTACTTCCTCGACGGCACCAGCAGCCTCTGGCTGACCGGTGAACTGGTGGGCAAGCCGGCGGCCGTGTTCACCTCCACCGCCAGCCTGCACGGCGGCCAGGAAACCACCCAGATTTCCATGCTGCTGCCCCTGCTGCACCACGGCATGCTGATCACCGGCCTGCCCTACAGCGAACCGGCGCTGCTGGAAACCCGTGGCGGCGGCACGCCCTACGGCGCCAGCCACCATGCCGGGGCGGACGGCAAACGCCCGCTGGACGAACACGAGACCACCCTCTGCCGCGCCCTCGGCCAGCGCGTGGCGCAGATCGCCCAACGCCTGGAGACTCCGCGTGGCTAG